The following proteins come from a genomic window of Rhodohalobacter sp. 614A:
- the rsmD gene encoding 16S rRNA (guanine(966)-N(2))-methyltransferase RsmD, protein MRIITGKFKGRTIPAPKTGLLRPTSDRAKEALFSVIDARTYFDNTRILDLFAGSGSLGIEALSRGAESCLFVDIEPEHIKHIEKLGRQLGIEDQIRTLTIEAEAFLQTNAGGFDFIFCDPPYDYYDMEGLPDTILSGGWLNKDGWFILEHDKTHDFEPHEHCVYSKAYGRTVVAMFKSNKDEF, encoded by the coding sequence GAACCATCCCCGCCCCAAAAACCGGTCTGCTTCGTCCCACCTCCGACCGAGCCAAAGAAGCTCTCTTCTCCGTCATTGATGCCCGCACATATTTCGATAATACACGCATCCTCGATCTTTTTGCCGGATCCGGAAGTCTCGGAATCGAAGCTCTTTCTCGGGGAGCTGAATCGTGCCTGTTTGTGGATATAGAACCCGAGCACATCAAGCACATTGAAAAATTGGGCCGACAACTGGGTATTGAAGATCAAATTCGTACGCTTACGATAGAAGCAGAGGCCTTTCTACAGACAAATGCAGGCGGGTTTGATTTCATTTTCTGTGATCCACCATACGACTATTATGATATGGAAGGACTGCCAGACACTATCCTTTCCGGCGGTTGGCTGAACAAAGATGGCTGGTTTATTCTTGAACACGATAAAACTCATGATTTTGAACCGCATGAACATTGCGTTTATTCAAAAGCATATGGCCGCACCGTTGTTGCGATGTTCAAATCAAATAAGGACGAATTTTAG